A region of Salinibacter sp. 10B DNA encodes the following proteins:
- the phoU gene encoding phosphate signaling complex protein PhoU, whose amino-acid sequence MSNRSSLDQELALLRGLIAEMANHVDSQFADAMNALLQGDTELAEQVVEGDDAIDALELRIDEQCEHILALHSPVAVDLRMLIMAVKIDTDLERIGDHCSNLSRNARHLADAPGLLAQTRLPKMADMARTMLREAEDAFLENDRLKARKVIARDLQVNRLHDETFSMLVKMMEEGHEQAEALSHLLTVSKALERISDHAKNVAQGIVFMIEGRDIRHRGVDEEEEAAPNNGQPDASSDVSSREA is encoded by the coding sequence ATGTCGAATCGTTCTTCTCTCGACCAGGAGCTCGCACTGCTTCGCGGCCTGATCGCCGAAATGGCGAATCACGTCGACTCCCAATTTGCCGACGCCATGAATGCCCTCCTGCAGGGCGATACGGAGCTTGCTGAGCAGGTGGTGGAAGGCGACGACGCCATCGACGCCCTCGAATTGCGTATCGACGAGCAGTGTGAGCACATCCTGGCTCTGCATTCGCCTGTGGCCGTGGATCTGCGCATGCTCATCATGGCCGTGAAGATCGATACGGATCTGGAGCGCATTGGGGACCATTGTAGTAACCTTTCCCGCAACGCGCGGCACCTGGCCGATGCGCCTGGCCTGCTGGCCCAAACACGGCTGCCCAAGATGGCCGACATGGCCCGCACGATGCTCCGGGAGGCAGAAGATGCGTTTCTGGAAAACGATCGTCTGAAGGCGCGCAAGGTCATTGCCCGCGATCTTCAGGTGAACCGTCTCCACGACGAGACTTTCTCTATGCTCGTAAAGATGATGGAAGAGGGGCACGAGCAGGCAGAGGCCCTCTCGCATCTCCTGACGGTGAGTAAGGCCCTGGAGCGCATCTCCGACCACGCGAAGAACGTGGCTCAGGGCATCGTCTTCATGATCGAGGGGCGCGACATTCGCCACCGAGGAGTGGACGAGGAAGAAGAGGCAGCGCCAAACAACGGGCAGCCCGACGCGTCGTCGGACGTGTCGTCCCGGGAGG
- the pstB gene encoding phosphate ABC transporter ATP-binding protein PstB: MPTDEPADQASASTTPVDDPSTDESPASNNGQAADKEAQTAASNPSTSAVQPKINIDDLHFWYEDTHALQGISMEIQPEQVTALIGPSGCGKSTLLRCLNRMNELIQGTTLEGNVHVDGQDIYAKDTDPVMVRRRVGMVFQKPNPFPKTIYKNVAWGAEINGYTGDIDALVERSLRQAALWDEVKDRLHTSAYDLSGGQQQRLCIARTLAVEPDVLLMDEPASALDPIATSKVEETITELKEEYTIVIVTHNMQQASRISDETAFLYMGRLIEMNPTDQLFTRPEKDRTEAYVTGRFG; this comes from the coding sequence ATGCCGACCGACGAGCCCGCCGACCAAGCTTCTGCCTCGACGACTCCTGTGGATGATCCGTCCACCGACGAGTCCCCGGCGTCCAACAACGGGCAGGCCGCGGACAAGGAGGCGCAGACGGCCGCTTCTAATCCCTCAACGTCTGCCGTGCAGCCTAAGATCAATATTGACGATCTCCACTTCTGGTACGAGGACACGCACGCCCTACAGGGCATCTCGATGGAAATTCAGCCCGAGCAGGTGACGGCCCTCATCGGCCCGTCGGGGTGTGGCAAGTCGACCCTGCTTCGGTGCCTCAACCGCATGAATGAGCTTATCCAGGGCACCACCCTGGAGGGCAATGTTCACGTGGACGGGCAAGACATTTACGCAAAGGACACCGATCCGGTGATGGTGCGCCGCCGGGTGGGCATGGTGTTTCAAAAGCCCAACCCCTTCCCCAAGACCATCTACAAGAATGTGGCCTGGGGGGCCGAGATCAACGGCTACACCGGCGACATCGACGCCCTCGTGGAACGCTCCCTGCGCCAGGCGGCCCTCTGGGACGAGGTGAAAGACCGCCTTCACACCAGCGCGTACGATCTGAGCGGCGGCCAGCAGCAGCGCCTTTGCATTGCCCGCACCCTTGCGGTGGAGCCGGACGTACTCCTCATGGACGAACCGGCCAGTGCGCTCGACCCCATTGCCACCTCGAAGGTGGAGGAAACGATCACGGAGCTAAAAGAAGAGTACACGATCGTGATCGTCACCCACAACATGCAGCAGGCCTCTCGCATCAGTGACGAGACGGCGTTTCTTTACATGGGGCGCCTCATCGAAATGAATCCGACCGATCAGCTCTTTACCCGTCCCGAGAAGGATCGGACCGAAGCGTACGTGACGGGACGGTTTGGGTAG